One region of Carcharodon carcharias isolate sCarCar2 chromosome 21, sCarCar2.pri, whole genome shotgun sequence genomic DNA includes:
- the lum gene encoding lumican, which translates to MKLIHLPIFALLVSSILCQYDYDPFFSYYDRASLAGSPYPICSVECDCPLNFPTAMYCNHRKLKTIPMVPAQIKYLYLQNNQLDSIPNGAFENATGLLWLVLDDNQINSENVGKNAFSKLKSLQRLYINHNNLTDVVRSLPKSLVQLKLASNKISKIGNSLKGLENLTTLILFDNNLNEVGGSLSSLKSLTYLDLSLNKLTKLPDDPPAAIEMFYINHNKINNIPKDYFNKMNILQYLRMSYNELTDEGIPEKVFNITSLIELDLAFNELKSIPLVNENLENLYLQANKIDKFTLNSFCRITSPTDFSKIKHLRLDGNNITRRSLPNEMSQCLRVAGDISVDF; encoded by the exons ATGAAGCTCATTCACCTTCCTATATTTGCTTTGCTGGTCAGCAGCATACTTTGTCAGTATGACTACGATCCATTCTTTAGTTATTATGACCGAGCAAGTTTGGCGGGCTCACCTTATCCAATTTGTTCCGTTGAATGCGACTGTCCATTGAACTTCCCCACTGCCATGTATTGCAACCATCGCAAACTTAAAACAATCCCCATGGTACCAGCACAAATAAAGTACCTTTACCTCCAGAACAACCAGCTCGATAGCATTCCAAATGGTGCATTTGAAAATGCCACTGGTCTCCTATGGCTGGTCCTTGATGACAATCAAATTAATAGCGAAAATGTAGGTAAGAATGCATTCTCGAAGTTAAAAAGCCTGCAGAGGTTGTACATAAACCACAACAATCTGACGGATGTTGTTCGCTCCCTTCCAAAGTCACTGGTGCAACTGAAACTGGCATCAAACAAGATCTCAAAGATTGGAAACAGCTTAAAAGGACTGGAAAACTTGACTACCCTTATTCTCTTTGACAACAACTTGAATGAAGTTGGTGGGTCTTTGAGTAGTTTGAAGTCTCTGACATACCTTGACTTGAGTCTCAACAAATTAACAAAACTTCCTGACGACCCTCCAGCAGCCATAGAGATGTTTTATATTAATCACAATAAGATCAACAACATCCCAAAGGACTATTTTAACAAGATGAATATTCTACAGTACCTACGCATGTCATACAATGAGCTAACTGATGAAGGTATCCCCGAGAAAGTCTTCAACATCACCTCGCTGATTGAGTTGGATCTTGCATTCAATGAACTGAAGAGCATCCCCCTTGTTAATGAAAACCTAGAAAATCTGTACCTACAGGCGAATAAAATTGACA AGTTCACCCTGAATAGCTTCTGTCGTATTACTAGCCCTACGGATTTCTCCAAAATCAAACACCTGCGTCTGGATGGTAATAACATCACTCGACGTAGTTTGCCCAACGAAATGTCTCAATGTCTTCGCGTGGCTGGGGATATATCAGTAGATTTTTGA